The following are encoded in a window of Chlorocebus sabaeus isolate Y175 chromosome 22, mChlSab1.0.hap1, whole genome shotgun sequence genomic DNA:
- the NCKIPSD gene encoding NCK-interacting protein with SH3 domain isoform X2, with translation MRDGGKYSLEQRGVLQKLIHHRKETLSRRGPSASSVAVMTPSTSDHHLDAAVARQPNGVCRAGFERQHSLPSSEHLGADGGLYQIPPQPRRAAPATPPPPVKRRDREALMASGSGGHNTRPSGGNSVSSGSSVSSTSLDTLYTGSSPSEPGSSFSPTPPPVPRRGTHTTVSQAQPPPSKASAPEPPAEEELAAGTTSTSDDLEALGTLSLGTTEEKAAAEVAVPRTIGAELMELVRRNTGLSHELCRVAIGVIVGHIQASVPASSPVMEQVLLSLVEGKDLSMALPSGQICHDQQRLEVIFADLARRKDDAQQRSWALYEDEGVIRCYLEELLHILTDADPEVCKKMCKRNEFESVLALVAYYQMEHRASLRLLLLKCFGAMCSLDAAIISTLVSSVLPVELARDMQTDTQDHQKLCYSALILAMVFSMGEAVPYAHYEHLGTPFAQFLLSIVEDGLPLDTTEQLPDLCVNLLLALNLHLPAPDQNVIMAALSKHANVKIFSEKLLLLLNRGDDPVRIFRHEPQPPHSVLKFLQDVFGSPATAAIFYHTDMMALIDITVRHIADLSPGDKLRMEYLSLMHAVVRTTPYLQHRHRLPDLQAILRRILNEEETSPQCQMDRMIVREMCKEFPVLGEAPS, from the exons ATGCGGGATGGTGGCAAGTACAGCCTGGAACAGCGTGGAGTCCTCCA GAAGCTGATCCACCACCGGAAAGAGACCCTGTCACGCAGAGgcccctcagcctccagtgttGCAGTTATGACCCCATCAACCAGTGACCACCACTTGGATGCTGCCGTGGCCAGGCAGCCCAATGGGGTGTGTCGAGCTGGGTTCGAGCGGCAGCACAGCCTACCCAGTTCTGAGCATCTTGGGGCAGATGGAGGCCTCTACCAG ATCCCACCACAGCCTCGCCGAGCAGCACCTGCTACACCTCCCCCACCAGTGAAGCGCCGAGACCGAGAGGCCCTGATGGCCTCTGGGAGTG GTGGCCACAACACCAGGCCCTCCGGGGGTAACTCTGTATCCAGCGGCTCCTCAGTCAGCAGCACCTCCCTGGACACGCTCTATACCGGCTCCAGCCCATCTGAGCCGGGTTCCAGCTTCTCACCCACACCCCCACCTGTGCCCCGCCGAGGCACCCACACCACTGTGTCCCAagcccagccccctccctccAAGGCATCAGCACCTGAACCCCCTGCAGAAGAAGAACTGGCAGCTGGTACAACCTCAACCTCTGATGACCTGGAAGCCCTGGGTACACTGAGCCTGGGGACCACAGAGGAGAAGGCAGCAGCTGAGGTGGCTGTGCCCAGGACCATTGGGGCCGAGCTGATGGAGCTGGTGCGGAGAAACACTGGCCTGAGCCATGAATTATGCCGGGTGGCCATTGGCGTCATAGTGGGCCACATCCAGGCCTCCGTGCCGGCCAGCTCACCTGTCATGGAGCAGGTCCTCCTCTCACTCGTAGAGGGCAAG GACCTCAGCATGGCCCTGCCCTCAGGGCAGATCTGCCATGACCAGCAGAGGCTGGAAGTGATCTTTGCAGATCTGGCTCGACGGAAGGATGATGCCCAGCAGCGCAGCTGGGCACTGTATGAGGACGAGGGTGTCATCCGCTGCTACCTGGAGGAGCTGCTGCATATTCTG ACTGATGCAGACCCTGAAGTTTGCAAGAAAATGTGCAAGAGAAACGAGTTCGAGTCTGTCCTGGCCTTGGTGGCCTATTACCAAATG GAACACCGAGCATCACTGCGGCTGCTGCTCCTCAAGTGCTTTGGCGCCATGTGCAGCCTGGACGCAGCCATCATCTCCACGCTTGTGTCATCTGTGCTGCCTGTGGAGCTGGCGAGGGACATGCAGACAGACACGCAGG ACCACCAGAAACTCTGTTACTCTGCCCTCATCCTGGCCATGGTCTTCTCCATGGGAGAGGCAGTGCCCTATGCACACTATG AGCACCTGGGCACGCCTTTCGCCCAGTTCCTACTGAGCATCGTCGAGGACGGGCTGCCCTTGGACACCACAGAGCAGCTGCCAGACCTCTGTGTGAACCTGCTTCTGGCTCTCAACCTGCACCTGCCAG CCCCTGACCAGAATGTCATCATGGCTGCCCTGAGCAAACACGCCAATGTCAAGATCTTCTCCGAGAAGCTGTTGTTGCTCCTGAACAGAGGGG ATGACCCTGTGCGCATcttcagacatgagccacagccgCCACACTCTGTCCTCAAGTTTCTGCAGGATGTGTTTGGCAGCCCGGCCACAGCTGCCATCTTCTACCACACAGACATGATGGCTCTCATTGACATCACTGTGCGGCACATCGCAGACCTGTCACCGGGAGACAAG CTGCGCATGGAGTACCTCTCCCTGATGCATGCTGTAGTCCGCACCACACCCTACCTGCAGCACCGCCACCGGCTACCCGACCTGCAGGCCATACTGCGACGCATCCTGAATGAGGAGGAGACCTCACCCCAGTGCCAGATGGACCGCATGATTGTCCGAGAGATGTGCAAGGAATTCCCAGTGCTGGGGGAGGCTCCCAGCTAG
- the NCKIPSD gene encoding NCK-interacting protein with SH3 domain isoform X1, which translates to MYRALYAFRSAEPNALAFAAGETFLVLERSSAHWWLAARARSGETGYVPPAYLRRLQGLEQDVLQAIDRAIEAVHNTAMRDGGKYSLEQRGVLQKLIHHRKETLSRRGPSASSVAVMTPSTSDHHLDAAVARQPNGVCRAGFERQHSLPSSEHLGADGGLYQIPPQPRRAAPATPPPPVKRRDREALMASGSGGHNTRPSGGNSVSSGSSVSSTSLDTLYTGSSPSEPGSSFSPTPPPVPRRGTHTTVSQAQPPPSKASAPEPPAEEELAAGTTSTSDDLEALGTLSLGTTEEKAAAEVAVPRTIGAELMELVRRNTGLSHELCRVAIGVIVGHIQASVPASSPVMEQVLLSLVEGKDLSMALPSGQICHDQQRLEVIFADLARRKDDAQQRSWALYEDEGVIRCYLEELLHILTDADPEVCKKMCKRNEFESVLALVAYYQMEHRASLRLLLLKCFGAMCSLDAAIISTLVSSVLPVELARDMQTDTQDHQKLCYSALILAMVFSMGEAVPYAHYEHLGTPFAQFLLSIVEDGLPLDTTEQLPDLCVNLLLALNLHLPAPDQNVIMAALSKHANVKIFSEKLLLLLNRGDDPVRIFRHEPQPPHSVLKFLQDVFGSPATAAIFYHTDMMALIDITVRHIADLSPGDKLRMEYLSLMHAVVRTTPYLQHRHRLPDLQAILRRILNEEETSPQCQMDRMIVREMCKEFPVLGEAPS; encoded by the exons ATGTACCGCGCGCTGTACGCCTTCCGCTCGGCGGAGCCCAATGCGCTGGCGTTCGCCGCCGGCGAGACCTTCCTGGTGCTGGAGCGAAGCAGCGCGCACTGGTGGCTGGCAGCGCGGGCGCGCAGTGGTGAGACGGGCTACGTGCCTCCAGCCTACCTGCGCCGCCTGCAG GGCCTGGAGCAGGATGTCCTCCAGGCCATTGACCGGGCCATCGAGGCTGTACACAACACAGCCATGCGGGATGGTGGCAAGTACAGCCTGGAACAGCGTGGAGTCCTCCA GAAGCTGATCCACCACCGGAAAGAGACCCTGTCACGCAGAGgcccctcagcctccagtgttGCAGTTATGACCCCATCAACCAGTGACCACCACTTGGATGCTGCCGTGGCCAGGCAGCCCAATGGGGTGTGTCGAGCTGGGTTCGAGCGGCAGCACAGCCTACCCAGTTCTGAGCATCTTGGGGCAGATGGAGGCCTCTACCAG ATCCCACCACAGCCTCGCCGAGCAGCACCTGCTACACCTCCCCCACCAGTGAAGCGCCGAGACCGAGAGGCCCTGATGGCCTCTGGGAGTG GTGGCCACAACACCAGGCCCTCCGGGGGTAACTCTGTATCCAGCGGCTCCTCAGTCAGCAGCACCTCCCTGGACACGCTCTATACCGGCTCCAGCCCATCTGAGCCGGGTTCCAGCTTCTCACCCACACCCCCACCTGTGCCCCGCCGAGGCACCCACACCACTGTGTCCCAagcccagccccctccctccAAGGCATCAGCACCTGAACCCCCTGCAGAAGAAGAACTGGCAGCTGGTACAACCTCAACCTCTGATGACCTGGAAGCCCTGGGTACACTGAGCCTGGGGACCACAGAGGAGAAGGCAGCAGCTGAGGTGGCTGTGCCCAGGACCATTGGGGCCGAGCTGATGGAGCTGGTGCGGAGAAACACTGGCCTGAGCCATGAATTATGCCGGGTGGCCATTGGCGTCATAGTGGGCCACATCCAGGCCTCCGTGCCGGCCAGCTCACCTGTCATGGAGCAGGTCCTCCTCTCACTCGTAGAGGGCAAG GACCTCAGCATGGCCCTGCCCTCAGGGCAGATCTGCCATGACCAGCAGAGGCTGGAAGTGATCTTTGCAGATCTGGCTCGACGGAAGGATGATGCCCAGCAGCGCAGCTGGGCACTGTATGAGGACGAGGGTGTCATCCGCTGCTACCTGGAGGAGCTGCTGCATATTCTG ACTGATGCAGACCCTGAAGTTTGCAAGAAAATGTGCAAGAGAAACGAGTTCGAGTCTGTCCTGGCCTTGGTGGCCTATTACCAAATG GAACACCGAGCATCACTGCGGCTGCTGCTCCTCAAGTGCTTTGGCGCCATGTGCAGCCTGGACGCAGCCATCATCTCCACGCTTGTGTCATCTGTGCTGCCTGTGGAGCTGGCGAGGGACATGCAGACAGACACGCAGG ACCACCAGAAACTCTGTTACTCTGCCCTCATCCTGGCCATGGTCTTCTCCATGGGAGAGGCAGTGCCCTATGCACACTATG AGCACCTGGGCACGCCTTTCGCCCAGTTCCTACTGAGCATCGTCGAGGACGGGCTGCCCTTGGACACCACAGAGCAGCTGCCAGACCTCTGTGTGAACCTGCTTCTGGCTCTCAACCTGCACCTGCCAG CCCCTGACCAGAATGTCATCATGGCTGCCCTGAGCAAACACGCCAATGTCAAGATCTTCTCCGAGAAGCTGTTGTTGCTCCTGAACAGAGGGG ATGACCCTGTGCGCATcttcagacatgagccacagccgCCACACTCTGTCCTCAAGTTTCTGCAGGATGTGTTTGGCAGCCCGGCCACAGCTGCCATCTTCTACCACACAGACATGATGGCTCTCATTGACATCACTGTGCGGCACATCGCAGACCTGTCACCGGGAGACAAG CTGCGCATGGAGTACCTCTCCCTGATGCATGCTGTAGTCCGCACCACACCCTACCTGCAGCACCGCCACCGGCTACCCGACCTGCAGGCCATACTGCGACGCATCCTGAATGAGGAGGAGACCTCACCCCAGTGCCAGATGGACCGCATGATTGTCCGAGAGATGTGCAAGGAATTCCCAGTGCTGGGGGAGGCTCCCAGCTAG
- the IP6K2 gene encoding inositol hexakisphosphate kinase 2 isoform X1: MSPAFRAMDVEPRAKGVLLEPFVHQVGGHSCVLRFNETTLCKPLVPREHQFYETLPAEMRKFTPQYKGVVSVRFEEDEDRNLCLIAYPLKGDHGIVDIVDNSDCEPKSKLLRWTTNKKHHVLETEKTPKDWVRQHRKEEKMKSHKLEEEFEWLKKSEVLYYTVEKKGNISSQLKHYNPWSMKCHQQQLQRMKENAKHRNQYKFILLENLTSRYEVPCVLDLKMGTRQHGDDASEEKAANQIRKCQQSTSAVIGVRVCGMQVYQAGSGQLMFMNKYHGRKLSVQGFKEALFQFFHNGRYLRRELLGPVLKKLTELKAVLERQESYRFYSSSLLVIYDGKERPEVVLDSDAEDLEDLSEESADESAGAYAYKPIGASSVDVRMIDFAHTTCRLYGEDTVVHEGQDAGYIFGLQSLIDIVTEISEESGE; this comes from the exons ATGAGCCCAGCCTTCAGGGCCATGGATGTGGAGCCCCGCGCCAAAGGCGTCCTGCTGGAGCCCTTTGTCCACCAGGTCGGCGGGCACTCATGTGTGCTCCGCTTCAATGAGACAACCCTGTGCAAGCCCCTGGTACCAAGGGAACATCAGTTCTATGAGACCCTCCCTGCTGAGATGCGCAAATTCACTCCCCAGTACAAAG GTGTGGTATCTGTGCGCTTTGAAGAAGATGAAGACAGGAACTTGTGTCTAATAGCATATCCATTAAAAGGGGACCATGGAATTGTGGACATTGTAGATAATTCAGACTGTGAACCAAAAAGTAAGCTCCTAAGGTggacaacaaacaaaaaacatcatgtcttagaaacagaaaagacCCCTAAGGACTGGGTGCGTCAGCACCgtaaagaggagaaaatgaagag CCATAAGTTAGAAGAAGAATTTGAGTGGCTAAAGAAATCTGAAGTCTTATACTACACTGTAGAGAAGAAGGGGAATATAAGTTCCCAGCTTAAACACTATAACCCTTGGAGCATGAAATGTCACCAGCAACAGTTACAGAGAATGAAGGAGAATGCAAAGCATCGGAACCAGTACA AATTTATCTTACTGGAAAACCTGACTTCCCGCTATGAGGTGCCTTGTGTCCTTGACCTCAAGATGGGCACACGACAACACGGTGATGATGCTTCAGAGGAGAAGGCAGCCAACCAGATCCGAAAATGTCAGCAGAGCACATCTGCAGTCattggtgtgcgtgtgtgtggcaTGCAG GTGTACCAAGCAGGCAGTGGGCAGCTCATGTTCATGAACAAGTACCATGGACGGAAGCTGTCGGTGCAGGGCTTCAAGGAGGCACTTTTCCAGTTCTTCCACAATGGGCGGTACCTGCGCCGTGAACTCCTGGGCCCTGTGCTCAAGAAGCTGACTGAGCTCAAGGCAGTGTTGGAGCGACAGGAGTCCTACCGCTTCTACTCAAGCTCCCTGCTGGTCATCTATGATGGCAAGGAGCGGCCCGAAGTGGTCCTGGACTCAGATGCTGAGGATTTGGAGGACCTGTCAGAGGAATCAGCTGATGAGTCTGCTGGTGCCTATGCCTACAAACCCATTGGCGCCAGCTCTGTAGATGTGCGCATGATTGACTTTGCACACACCACCTGCAGGCTGTATGGCGAGGACACTGTGGTGCATGAGGGCCAGGATGCTGGCTATATCTTCGGGCTCCAGAGCCTGATAGACATTGTTACAGAGATAAGTGAGGAGAGTGGGGAGTGA
- the IP6K2 gene encoding inositol hexakisphosphate kinase 2 isoform X3, producing MSPAFRAMDVEPRAKGVLLEPFVHQVGGHSCVLRFNETTLCKPLVPREHQFYETLPAEMRKFTPQYKGQSQRPLVSCPSLPLFFPWSFPLWPQGSVA from the exons ATGAGCCCAGCCTTCAGGGCCATGGATGTGGAGCCCCGCGCCAAAGGCGTCCTGCTGGAGCCCTTTGTCCACCAGGTCGGCGGGCACTCATGTGTGCTCCGCTTCAATGAGACAACCCTGTGCAAGCCCCTGGTACCAAGGGAACATCAGTTCTATGAGACCCTCCCTGCTGAGATGCGCAAATTCACTCCCCAGTACAAAG GACAAAGCCAAAGGCCCCTTGTTAGCTGTCCGTCCCTGCCCCTTTTTTTCCCCTGGTCCTTTCCCCTGTGGCCACAGGGAAGTGTGGCCTGA
- the IP6K2 gene encoding inositol hexakisphosphate kinase 2 isoform X2 produces the protein MVSSFLAVLIFVKFADEFGASGNIETKELGVVSVRFEEDEDRNLCLIAYPLKGDHGIVDIVDNSDCEPKSKLLRWTTNKKHHVLETEKTPKDWVRQHRKEEKMKSHKLEEEFEWLKKSEVLYYTVEKKGNISSQLKHYNPWSMKCHQQQLQRMKENAKHRNQYKFILLENLTSRYEVPCVLDLKMGTRQHGDDASEEKAANQIRKCQQSTSAVIGVRVCGMQVYQAGSGQLMFMNKYHGRKLSVQGFKEALFQFFHNGRYLRRELLGPVLKKLTELKAVLERQESYRFYSSSLLVIYDGKERPEVVLDSDAEDLEDLSEESADESAGAYAYKPIGASSVDVRMIDFAHTTCRLYGEDTVVHEGQDAGYIFGLQSLIDIVTEISEESGE, from the exons ATGGTGTCATCTTTTCTAGCTGTTTTGATATTTGTTAAGTTTGCAGATGAGTTTGGGGCCTCTGGCAACATAGAGACTAAGGAACtgg GTGTGGTATCTGTGCGCTTTGAAGAAGATGAAGACAGGAACTTGTGTCTAATAGCATATCCATTAAAAGGGGACCATGGAATTGTGGACATTGTAGATAATTCAGACTGTGAACCAAAAAGTAAGCTCCTAAGGTggacaacaaacaaaaaacatcatgtcttagaaacagaaaagacCCCTAAGGACTGGGTGCGTCAGCACCgtaaagaggagaaaatgaagag CCATAAGTTAGAAGAAGAATTTGAGTGGCTAAAGAAATCTGAAGTCTTATACTACACTGTAGAGAAGAAGGGGAATATAAGTTCCCAGCTTAAACACTATAACCCTTGGAGCATGAAATGTCACCAGCAACAGTTACAGAGAATGAAGGAGAATGCAAAGCATCGGAACCAGTACA AATTTATCTTACTGGAAAACCTGACTTCCCGCTATGAGGTGCCTTGTGTCCTTGACCTCAAGATGGGCACACGACAACACGGTGATGATGCTTCAGAGGAGAAGGCAGCCAACCAGATCCGAAAATGTCAGCAGAGCACATCTGCAGTCattggtgtgcgtgtgtgtggcaTGCAG GTGTACCAAGCAGGCAGTGGGCAGCTCATGTTCATGAACAAGTACCATGGACGGAAGCTGTCGGTGCAGGGCTTCAAGGAGGCACTTTTCCAGTTCTTCCACAATGGGCGGTACCTGCGCCGTGAACTCCTGGGCCCTGTGCTCAAGAAGCTGACTGAGCTCAAGGCAGTGTTGGAGCGACAGGAGTCCTACCGCTTCTACTCAAGCTCCCTGCTGGTCATCTATGATGGCAAGGAGCGGCCCGAAGTGGTCCTGGACTCAGATGCTGAGGATTTGGAGGACCTGTCAGAGGAATCAGCTGATGAGTCTGCTGGTGCCTATGCCTACAAACCCATTGGCGCCAGCTCTGTAGATGTGCGCATGATTGACTTTGCACACACCACCTGCAGGCTGTATGGCGAGGACACTGTGGTGCATGAGGGCCAGGATGCTGGCTATATCTTCGGGCTCCAGAGCCTGATAGACATTGTTACAGAGATAAGTGAGGAGAGTGGGGAGTGA